In Acidobacteriota bacterium, a genomic segment contains:
- a CDS encoding carbohydrate kinase family protein, producing the protein MQLPFQLRNSARFDVAGFGTNAVDFLITVPNYPEFGSKVELDHYRRFPGGEVATTLSGLQRLGLTTAYAGRFGDDDAGDFGIESLRIEGVDISECERIPNASTQIAFIIIDADSGERTVLWKRDERLKFSEADAPTDLAQQAKILHLTPHDGKACVDMAKAAQSSGTIVSVDMDNIFEATDELLRLTDILVVSSDLPRKLFGISNTQDALRKLHERSGAALVGITLGSAGSTLLCGDQFVETAGFPVPGICRDTTGAGDAFRSGLLYGVLTGQDIETCARMANAVAALNCREVGARTALPVLAELEELLR; encoded by the coding sequence ATGCAACTGCCATTTCAGCTTCGTAACTCGGCCAGATTTGACGTTGCCGGCTTCGGAACAAACGCCGTCGATTTTTTGATCACAGTTCCGAACTATCCCGAGTTCGGATCCAAAGTTGAACTTGATCATTACCGTCGTTTCCCCGGCGGCGAGGTCGCGACGACGCTCTCAGGCTTGCAGCGACTTGGATTAACGACCGCATACGCGGGGCGGTTCGGCGATGATGATGCCGGAGACTTTGGGATCGAAAGCCTCCGGATAGAAGGCGTTGACATTTCCGAGTGCGAACGGATTCCAAATGCCTCGACTCAGATCGCCTTCATAATTATCGATGCGGACAGCGGTGAGCGTACCGTTCTCTGGAAGCGTGACGAACGGTTGAAATTCAGTGAAGCGGACGCCCCTACCGACCTTGCTCAGCAGGCAAAGATCTTGCATCTAACCCCACATGATGGAAAAGCGTGCGTCGATATGGCGAAGGCGGCACAGAGCTCCGGGACGATAGTTTCCGTCGACATGGACAACATTTTCGAAGCGACAGATGAGCTACTTAGGCTAACCGACATACTTGTCGTTTCGTCTGATCTGCCTAGAAAGCTTTTCGGTATCTCGAACACCCAGGATGCGTTGCGAAAGCTGCACGAGAGAAGTGGTGCCGCCTTGGTCGGCATTACTTTAGGCTCGGCCGGTTCCACACTGCTTTGCGGAGATCAGTTTGTTGAGACCGCGGGCTTTCCGGTGCCGGGGATCTGTCGGGACACGACCGGAGCCGGTGATGCTTTCCGTTCCGGGCTTCTTTACGGAGTTCTTACGGGTCAGGACATTGAAACTTGTGCCCGAATGGCGAATGCGGTTGCAGCACTTAACTGCCGCGAGGTGGGCGCCCGCACCGCTTTGCCGGTTCTTGCAGAGCTCGAGGAACTGTTACGTTGA
- a CDS encoding VWA domain-containing protein has protein sequence MVTRLTCLILFVSMTGFGQRDEPIRVQTELVGFEVKATDKDGRPVSGLTADRFRVFENGTERKIDFFQPMSRPIGNRPLAVVFALDVSGSMTEAELERLRSSLSEFVRRLEGPEAYFSVITFAMNVKTVVPFTNRRQRLDERLGRLRHDREGLSTHAYDAIDAAVRSIVRNGPKIAPGQIPQRAVIVITDGFPVGDVVSSKTVIERANKAGVSVHSVILPSFSRVGRNRTPIITPFEASGLTEATGGISIVATEKNLDPILSRLAAAIDESYVIALYPTRDPGLGTGFQTVTIESTDGYEIKQNRSGYLIRE, from the coding sequence ATGGTAACGCGTTTGACGTGTCTCATTCTGTTTGTTTCGATGACGGGCTTTGGCCAACGCGATGAGCCTATTCGGGTACAGACTGAACTTGTGGGCTTTGAAGTAAAAGCGACGGATAAAGACGGCAGGCCGGTGAGCGGACTTACGGCAGACCGTTTCCGCGTTTTCGAGAACGGAACAGAGCGAAAGATCGACTTTTTTCAGCCGATGTCCCGTCCGATCGGGAATCGACCGCTAGCGGTCGTTTTTGCCCTTGATGTATCCGGCAGTATGACGGAAGCGGAACTTGAACGCCTTCGATCTTCACTTAGCGAGTTCGTTCGCAGGCTCGAAGGCCCGGAGGCTTACTTTTCAGTGATCACGTTCGCGATGAATGTGAAGACCGTAGTGCCGTTCACAAACCGACGACAACGACTAGACGAAAGACTCGGGCGGCTTCGGCATGATCGGGAGGGGCTTTCGACACACGCCTACGATGCAATCGATGCTGCAGTCAGGTCTATCGTGAGAAACGGTCCGAAAATAGCTCCTGGTCAGATCCCGCAGCGGGCGGTGATCGTCATCACGGATGGGTTTCCTGTTGGAGATGTCGTCTCATCGAAAACAGTAATCGAACGTGCGAACAAAGCCGGAGTGAGTGTACACTCCGTGATCCTTCCGTCTTTTTCGCGAGTCGGTCGAAACAGGACACCCATCATCACACCTTTCGAAGCGAGTGGGCTCACGGAGGCGACGGGAGGTATAAGCATTGTGGCCACAGAAAAGAACCTCGATCCAATACTTTCGCGGCTAGCAGCGGCGATCGACGAATCGTACGTAATAGCCCTCTATCCGACCCGGGATCCGGGCTTAGGGACCGGGTTTCAAACAGTCACGATAGAATCGACGGATGGATACGAGATAAAGCAGAACCGATCTGGCTACCTGATCCGGGAGTAA
- a CDS encoding diguanylate cyclase gives MGDSKIELVILAAGVLAIVFAITEALSFSFPDFTLLVASCLIAAMIGRFKLTIPATSIALDPKLIITFWSVVWLGVPGAVLVMLAASLSELAEAQDNAAPNVHDLAAEALVVAVSARSYTLAATNFRNNPEAAALGNGMVPVEMILSILVMAAVFFLATVLTTGLRNESVPAGSVGLNRDRPSLVARRTILAVVSTLLLVLAVNHFGLELAWLAVPIAVAVKIGHRMHVRSLEAKTAEIKEASRLHLATVEALATAIDARDQVGLGHVRRTQIYAVGLGRILGLAENDINALKMGALLHDIGKLAVPDHILNKPDGLTPAEAEKTKIHCSVGASILETVGFPYPVVPTVKYHHEAWDGSGYPEGLRGRKIPVTARIIAIADMFDTLQGDRPYRKALSRQTAIKTIRTLAGSKFDPMLTEIFLRNLDIFDAEIEASGLSPHAIESRKEIADLSIDGSVNPTFIDQIKRANHEAFTLFSLARDFSGALKLSETLELLAAKLAGFIPYDTCAIYLKESNDETAKAVHVNGLHASEISGRRLVSGEGATGFALRSRKSVSNVDPALDFAFTGADIAASFRTMAAVPLVAGDRLIGVVSLYASKIESFEDEHLRIFETASKLAADAIEKALVHAETQLHALTDALTGLPNSRALIGEFAREVQRAGRSGTSFQLLILDLDGFKKVNDTFGHKFGDAMLRGIGNVIREQLRDYDFLARYGGDEFVAIVSETDPEFVRNLSRRIEEEVAAFELIDEGGAANVGISIGAASYPSSGQTFDELIEVADREMYRAKERNRLRRMGADMFVDVESIHDRLQAAEPGRGGSVKIGDRARRVKRRHGKAETHVILTDPIQ, from the coding sequence TTGGGAGATTCAAAGATAGAGTTGGTCATTTTGGCCGCAGGGGTTCTTGCGATCGTTTTTGCTATTACGGAGGCACTTTCATTCAGCTTTCCTGACTTCACGTTGCTGGTTGCGTCATGCCTGATCGCTGCAATGATCGGCCGGTTCAAGTTGACGATCCCGGCGACGAGCATCGCATTGGACCCGAAGTTGATCATTACCTTCTGGTCCGTGGTCTGGCTCGGAGTCCCCGGAGCTGTGCTGGTTATGCTCGCGGCCTCGCTTTCTGAGTTAGCAGAGGCCCAAGATAACGCAGCTCCGAACGTTCATGATCTCGCAGCAGAGGCTCTTGTGGTAGCTGTTTCAGCACGCTCTTACACGCTGGCAGCGACGAACTTTCGAAATAATCCCGAAGCAGCAGCTCTTGGTAACGGCATGGTCCCGGTCGAAATGATCCTTTCGATTCTGGTGATGGCAGCGGTTTTCTTTCTTGCAACCGTTCTAACAACTGGGCTACGCAATGAATCAGTTCCTGCAGGTAGCGTTGGTCTCAACCGCGATAGGCCGAGTCTCGTCGCCCGGCGGACGATCCTCGCAGTGGTTTCGACACTTCTTCTCGTTCTCGCGGTCAATCACTTCGGACTCGAATTGGCCTGGCTAGCGGTACCGATCGCTGTGGCGGTGAAGATCGGCCATCGGATGCACGTGCGGAGCCTTGAAGCGAAAACTGCAGAGATAAAGGAGGCAAGTAGGTTACATCTTGCTACGGTCGAGGCCTTGGCGACGGCGATCGACGCGCGAGATCAGGTCGGACTTGGTCATGTACGAAGGACGCAGATCTACGCTGTTGGGCTCGGAAGAATTCTGGGCCTTGCCGAAAATGATATAAACGCATTGAAAATGGGAGCCTTACTGCATGACATCGGGAAGCTTGCGGTTCCCGATCATATTTTGAATAAGCCTGATGGGCTTACGCCCGCCGAAGCCGAAAAGACAAAGATACATTGTTCCGTCGGCGCGTCCATTCTCGAAACCGTGGGCTTTCCCTACCCGGTCGTCCCGACGGTCAAGTATCATCACGAGGCTTGGGATGGGAGCGGCTATCCTGAAGGACTTAGGGGGCGAAAGATACCTGTAACAGCTAGGATAATCGCGATCGCGGACATGTTCGACACACTGCAAGGGGATCGGCCATATCGAAAGGCCTTGTCGCGGCAAACAGCGATAAAGACCATTCGTACGCTTGCAGGAAGCAAGTTCGATCCAATGTTGACCGAGATATTTCTTCGAAATCTTGACATTTTTGATGCCGAGATCGAAGCGAGCGGTCTAAGCCCTCACGCCATCGAATCGCGAAAAGAGATCGCCGACCTAAGTATCGACGGGTCGGTGAACCCCACATTTATCGACCAGATCAAAAGAGCCAATCACGAGGCGTTCACTTTGTTTTCCCTTGCACGCGACTTCAGCGGCGCTCTTAAATTATCGGAGACGTTGGAACTACTTGCAGCGAAACTCGCAGGGTTTATCCCTTACGACACCTGTGCGATATATCTCAAAGAGTCCAATGACGAAACTGCGAAGGCTGTCCATGTAAACGGGCTACACGCATCCGAGATTTCGGGTCGCAGGCTTGTTTCCGGAGAAGGGGCGACGGGATTCGCCCTGCGTTCGCGAAAGTCAGTTAGCAATGTCGACCCAGCGCTCGATTTTGCTTTCACCGGTGCTGACATTGCAGCTTCGTTCAGAACCATGGCGGCCGTTCCTTTGGTCGCCGGCGACCGACTCATCGGTGTTGTTTCGCTATATGCCTCCAAGATCGAAAGCTTTGAGGACGAGCACTTGCGTATTTTCGAGACAGCATCGAAGCTGGCCGCGGACGCCATCGAGAAGGCACTCGTGCACGCCGAAACACAGTTGCATGCTCTGACCGATGCGTTGACGGGACTTCCGAACTCGCGAGCCCTCATCGGAGAGTTCGCAAGAGAGGTCCAGCGGGCCGGACGGAGCGGCACCAGCTTTCAACTGCTCATATTGGACCTGGACGGCTTCAAGAAAGTGAATGACACATTCGGTCACAAATTTGGAGATGCAATGCTCCGAGGAATCGGCAACGTGATCCGCGAACAGCTCAGGGACTACGATTTTCTAGCCCGATACGGCGGCGACGAGTTCGTGGCCATTGTTTCGGAGACCGACCCGGAATTCGTTCGAAACCTGTCCCGCAGGATCGAAGAAGAAGTCGCGGCCTTCGAATTGATCGACGAAGGCGGCGCGGCAAACGTAGGGATCAGTATCGGGGCGGCGAGTTACCCATCGTCCGGCCAGACGTTCGACGAACTTATAGAGGTCGCAGACCGCGAAATGTACCGAGCGAAAGAACGGAACCGTTTGCGACGAATGGGGGCAGATATGTTCGTTGACGTCGAGTCGATACACGACAGACTCCAAGCCGCCGAGCCTGGCCGCGGTGGCTCGGTCAAAATAGGAGATCGGGCACGTAGAGTGAAAAGACGCCACGGGAAAGCCGAGACTCATGTCATCTTAACTGATCCTATACAATGA